One Malus sylvestris chromosome 14, drMalSylv7.2, whole genome shotgun sequence DNA segment encodes these proteins:
- the LOC126600813 gene encoding E3 ubiquitin-protein ligase PUB24-like, with the protein MDGIEVPQYFICPISLQIMKDPVTAITGITYDRESIEHWLFQSKNITCPVTKQPLQKDSELTPNHTLHRLIQAWCTKNASYGIDQIPTPKTPLNKAQVLKLLKDFWHPQLQLKIIRKLELLAVENEGNRKYMVEAGVANAMLLFITNRCYKNDQVDGLEEALSILHFVRISSEELNRHFMENYHIIDSLTWVFGCEMENQITVSTYAVLVLKYIIQKANSRVLETLNPDFFKKLVGVLRNGVTEQGMNAALHVMLDACPWGRNRIKMVEAGAVHELIELEFGAPEKRTTELIFGILFHLCSCADGRAQFISHKGGISVVSRRLLRVSPAADDRAVLILSMICKYSGTNLVLQEMLEFGAVARLCTLIQVDCPPYLKGKAREILRSHYEEWKNCRCHDISLYPK; encoded by the coding sequence ATGGATGGCATAGAAGTTCCTCAGTATTTCATCTGCCCAATATCTCTTCAGATCATGAAGGACCCTGTGACAGCCATTACAGGCATCACGTACGACAGGGAGAGCATCGAGCACTGGCTATTCCAGAGCAAGAACATCACATGTCCCGTCACCAAACAGCCACTCCAGAAGGACTCCGAACTAACGCCTAACCACACATTGCACCGCTTAATTCAGGCATGGTGCACTAAGAATGCCTCCTACGGCATTGATCAAATACCAACTCCGAAAACACCTCTCAACAAAGCTCAAGTCCTCAAGCTCCTCAAGGACTTCTGGCACCCTCAGCTCCAGCTGAAGATTATCAGAAAGTTGGAGCTCCTGGCGGTGGAAAACGAAGGGAATAGGAAGTACATGGTGGAAGCCGGCGTGGCTAATGCCATGTTGTTATTCATTACAAACAGATGTTACAAGAACGACCAGGTGGATGGCCTAGAAGAAGCCCTTAGCATACTTCACTTTGTTCGGATTTCGTCCGAAGAATTAAACCGTCACTTTATGGAAAACTATCATATCATCGATTCGTTGACATGGGTTTTTGGTTGCGAAATGGAGAATCAAATCACGGTGAGTACGTATGCGGTGTTGGTCCTAAAATATATCATCCAAAAGGCAAACTCACGCGTGctagaaaccctaaaccctgatttttttaagaaacttgTTGGGGTTTTGAGAAATGGGGTCACAGAACAAGGGATGAATGCAGCTCTACATGTCATGTTAGACGCTTGTCCTTGGGGAAGAAATCGAATCAAGATGGTCGAAGCTGGGGCTGTTCACGAGCTCATCGAGCTTGAATTTGGTGCACCGGAAAAGAGAACAACGGAGCTCATTTTTGGTATATTATTTCATTTGTGTTCTTGTGCTGATGGGAGAGCTCAGTTTATTAGTCATAAAGGAGGCATCTCCGTTGTGTCAAGGAGACTTCTTAGGGTTTCTCCAGCAGCTGATGACCGAGCAGTTTTGATCCTTTCTATGATATGCAAGTACTCAGGAACCAACTTGGTGCTTCAGGAGATGTTGGAGTTTGGAGCTGTTGCTAGGCTTTGCACTTTGATCCAAGTTGACTGTCCTCCATACTTGAAAGGCAAAGCAAGGGAAATCCTTAGATCACATTATGAGGAGTGGAAGAACTGTCGTTGTCATGATATTTCTCTGTATCCCAAGTGA
- the LOC126600432 gene encoding secreted RxLR effector protein 161-like: MDKCSNGELPIGKGDKLIIDQCPKNELKNEGMKDKPYASLVGSLMCAQVYTRSDLAFAVSVLGRFQSNPGASYWVAAKKVLRYLKRTRDFMLTYSHVDKLELVGFMDSDLAGCVDNRKSTHGYIFLLANGAVSWKSAKQMGITSSTMEAKFIGCYAATQQANWLRNMMK, translated from the coding sequence ATGGACAAGTGTTCGAATGGAGAATTGCCTATTGGTAAAGGGGACAAATTGATCATTGATCAATGTCCcaaaaatgaattgaagaatgaGGGAATGAAAGACAAGCCCTATGCATCTCTTGTAGGGAGTCTGATGTGTGCCCAGGTATACACAAGATCGGACTTAGCTTTTGCAGTGAGTGTACTAGGTaggtttcaatcaaatcctGGTGCATCTTATTGGGTTGCAGCTAAAAAGGTACTGAGGTATCTCAAAAGAACAAGAGATTTCATGTTAACTTACAGTCATGTGGACAAGTTGGAATTGGTAGGATTCATGGATTCGGATTTGGCAGGATGTGTGGACAACAGAAAATCAACTCATGGTTATATTTTCCTGTTGGCTAATGGTGCAGTATCGTGGAAGAGTGCAAAACAAATGGGTATTACGTCTTCAACTATGGAAGCTAAGTTTATAGGGTGTTATGCAGCAACTCAACAAGCCAATTGGCTTAGAAACATGATGAAATGA
- the LOC126600431 gene encoding uncharacterized protein LOC126600431: MTSLNFNNIETLTGSNYKKWKEDVEMVLGLMDLDLALREEKPATITAESTADHKAKFEKWERTNQMSLMIIRKAMAPLVKGGVPKQDNAKDFLAAVGEKFKEPDKAEIRTFLTQITSMKFDGEESVREHILKMVDLAQKLKEVPMTDQFLVHMALNFLPPTYGQLKVSYNTQQDK, translated from the coding sequence ATGACATCCCTCAATTTCAACAATATTGAGACTTTGACAGGTTCTAACTACAAGAAGTGGAAGGAGGATGTTGAAATGGTTCTTGGCCTTATGGATCTCGATTTGGCATTAAGGGAAGAAAAACCTGCAACTATTACTGCAGAGAGCACTGCAGATCATAAGGCAAAGTTTGAAAAGTGGGAAAGAACAAACCAAATGTCACTGATGATTATTAGGAAAGCTATGGCTCCATTAGTTAAAGGGGGTGTTCCAAAACAAGACAATGCGAAAGACTTCTTGGCTGCAGTTGGAGAAAAGTTTAAAGAACCTGACAAGGCTGAAATTAGGACTTTTCTCACTCAAATTACTTCCATGAAATTTGATGGTGAGGAAAGTGTCAGAGAACACATTCTCAAAATGGTTGATCTTGCACAGAAGTTGAAGGAAGTACCCATGACTGACCAGTTCTTAGTTCATATGGCTTTGAACTTCTTGCCTCCAACATATGGGCAGCTCAAGGTTTCTTATAACACTCAGCAAGATAAATAG
- the LOC126600816 gene encoding E3 ubiquitin-protein ligase PUB23-like — MDQEIDVPSFFLCPISLEIMRDPVTISTGITYDRESIEKWLFSSKNKTCPVTKQVVSEDSDITPNHTLRRLLQAWCTMNASHGIERIPTPKPPVNKSQIAKLLRDAKKSPTGLAKCLRELRSISSDSEANKKSIEAAGAGEFLASTIINNIKNDRENVENEEALSILHNLNLSEDVLKTLIGKEGEFVEALIKLMQRGSYESRAYAVMLLRSIFEVADSTRMANVKPEIFAEVVQVLNDQISQQASKATLQLLIQLCPWGRNRIKAVEAGAVMVLIELLLDTSSDRRTLEMTLMVLDMICGCAEGRAELLNHGAGLAVVSKKIMRVSKVASERAVRILFSICKFSATSSVLQEMMQLGVVAKLCLVLQVDSGSKTKDKAREVLKLHGRTWKNSTCIPSNLVSSYPS; from the coding sequence ATGGACCAAGAAATCGACGTTCCCTCGTTTTTTCTCTGCCCCATTTCTCTAGAAATCATGAGGGATCCCGTCACAATCTCTACCGGGATCACATACGATCGGGAGAGCATAGAGAAATGGTTGTTCTCGAGCAAGAACAAGACTTGTCCCGTTACCAAACAAGTGGTTTCGGAGGATTCCGACATAACTCCAAATCACACTCTTCGCCGGTTGCTCCAAGCTTGGTGCACAATGAACGCTTCTCATGGCATCGAAAGGATCCCAACTCCAAAGCCGCCCGTCAACAAATCCCAGATCGCTAAGCTCCTCCGAGACGCCAAAAAGTCTCCAACCGGTCTGGCAAAATGCCTCCGCGAGCTTCGATCCATTTCGTCCGACAGCGAAGCCAACAAGAAAAGCATCGAAGCCGCCGGTGCAGGCGAGTTCCTTGCTTCAACGATAATCAACAACATCAAGAACGACAGAGAAAATGTCGAAAACGAAGAAGCTTTGAGCATCCTCCATAACCTAAATCTCAGCGAAGATGTTCTCAAAACCCTAATAGGCAAAGAGGGTGAGTTTGTTGAGGCCTTGATCAAACTCATGCAACGTGGGAGCTACGAGTCTCGAGCGTACGCTGTGATGTTGTTGAGATCAATTTTTGAGGTTGCTGATTCGACGAGGATGGCAAACGTAAAACCCGAAATTTTCGCCGAAGTTGTTCAGGTCTTAAATGATCAGATCTCACAACAGGCCTCAAAAGCCACATTGCAACTGTTGATCCAGCTCTGTCCGTGGGGACGTAACAGAATCAAAGCCGTTGAAGCAGGGGCGGTTATGGTCTTGATTGAGCTTCTTTTGGATACTTCATCTGATAGGAGAACCTTGGAAATGACACTCATGGTGCTTGACATGATATGCGGCTGCGCAGAAGGCCGCGCAGAGCTGCTGAACCACGGCGCAGGGCTCGCTGTGGTGTCTAAGAAGATAATGAGGGTCTCGAAGGTGGCCAGCGAGAGGGCAGTAAGGATTTTGTTCTCCATTTGCAAGTTTTCAGCGACGTCGAGTGTTttgcaggagatgatgcaattgGGTGTTGTGGCGAAGCTGTGCTTAGTTCTTCAAGTGGATAGTGGGAGCAAGACCAAGGATAAGGCTAGAGAGGTCTTAAAATTGCATGGAAGGACATGGAAGAATTCTACTTGTATACCAAGCAATTTGGTTTCTTCTTATCCATCTTGA